GACAAAGAGCCGGGAATACCGGGACATCAGGAAGTGGAGATCGGACTGATGAAACTATACCGTGCAACCGGAAAAGAAAAATACAAAAAGATGGCACGGTATTTTCTGGAGGAACGAGGAAAAAATCCGGATTATTTTTATGAGGAAAAGAAAAAAAGAGGCTGGCAGCATTGGGGACAGTATAGCTTAGAACCGTTAGATCAGAGATACACGCAGACGCACGCTACGATTTATGAGCAGAAAGAGGCAGTCGGACACAGTGTCCGTGCTGTTTATATGTATACGGCAATGGCTGACCTTGCCGGGGAAGATAAAGATGAGAGACTTTATGAGGCATGCCAGACTTTGTGGGATAATATCGTAAAGAAAAGAATGTATATCACCGGCGGCATCGGTTCTACAGTTGAAGGCGAGGCTTTTACGATCGATTATGACCTGCCAAACGATATGGCATATGCGGAGACCTGCGCGTCGATAGGAATGATCTTTTTTGCAAAGAGAATGTTGGAAATAAAACCCCTTGGAATTTATGCCGATATCATGGAACGGGAATTTTACAATGGAACCATCAGCGGTATCCAGTTGGATGGAAAACAGTTTTTCTATGTGAATCCGCTTGAGGTAAATCCGGGAACATCCGGCACGATCTTTGGTTATAAACATGTATTGCCGACCCGTCCGGGCTGGTATGCATGTGCATGCTGTCCGCCGAACCTGGTACGTCTTGTAACTTCACTGGGAACTTATGCATGGAGTGAGAGTGAAACGACGCTCTATTCACATCTGTTTCTGGGACAGACCGCGGATTTTGATAAAGCGGTGATTACGGTAGAAAGCAGTTATCCGTGGGAAGGAAAGGTATCCTATCAGGTAAAAGCAAAAAAAGAAAAGGCGTTTGAACTTGCAATTCATATCCCATCCCATATTCGTCCGGACACACTTGCTGTGACAGTAAACGGAGAAAAAACAGATGACATGTCTTTTGTGAAAAATGGTTATCTTTATCTGAAGAGAAACTGGGGAGAAAATGATGTGGTTGCACTTACATTTGATCTTCCGGTACGAAAAATTTATGCAAATACGAATGTGCGTGAAGATGAGGGCTGTGTCGCGTTGATGAGGGGACCGGTCGTATACTGCTTTGAAGGTGCAGACAATGGTGAGTGCATTCAGGCACTTCGTATACCAAGAGAGATCAAAGCTGAGACGGAACTTTGCAAAGAAGGTGTATTAGCGGGAAATGTGCTGATCCATCTGCCGGGATACCGGATGGAGAGCAGTGATGCGCTTTACTCCGAGGAACGCCCAAAGCGGACAGACGTAATGCTGACCGCAATTCCTTATTATGTATGGGCGAACCGGGGAGAAAATCAGATGCGCGTCTGGATGCCGGAAGAATAAATCTTTTGGCTTATCAGAGACTTATTTTACAGCATCAAAGACAAAGATCAGTTTTCTACACGAAATACCAGACATCCGTGTGCTGGCGGGGTGACAGAGATCGCACTGCCGGATACGGATGTTTTTTCTTTGCTCCAGAGTTCTGTCAGACTGGCATTTTCATGGATGCATAATTCATCACCGACACGGAGAGTTTCAATCTCACAATGGATTGTCTGTGTTTCATCTGAGAGATTAAAGAAAGCAATAAAATGTTCGCCTGTAACTGCATTATGTGCGCACCAGATGGCTTTTTCATCGTCAAGACATATCTGATGAGGTTTACAGTCCGGTGTCAGCATGGAAAGTATATCGCGGTTGGTCAAAAGTGCAAGCGTGGCATCGTCTAATTTTGTCAGTTCACAGCCAAGCATTAAAGGAGAGCCGAAAAGACACCAGAGTGTTAACATGGTATGCTGTTCATCCGGTGCAAAATTAGTGTACCATTCATGTCCGAAGCCTTTTCCAAGCCAGCCAAGCGGCAGCATATCACAGTCCGGATAGCATCCCTTTGAAACATGGTTCTGCCAGAGTTCACAGCGGTGGAACATATCTTTTAACAGATCCCATTTATCCCAGAAATCATCAGTGATACGCCACATGTTTGCGTAAGTTTCATAATGCCATGCATGTTCGATCAGTGCAGGACCCGGAGACAGGGATAAAACGATAGGTCTTCCACAGCGTGTGATCGCCTTATGCAGCATTTCTATCTCGTGGCGTGCAGAATATGGGTTTGCCGGATAAATATTGGTGTTGCAGATATCATCACATTTGATAAAATCGACACCCCAGGAAGCGTAAAGTTCCATCAGGGAATTATAGTAAGTCTGTCCTGCCGCTGTGTCACGTACTCCATACATATCCGGGTTCCATCCGCAGATGGAGGAAGGATTGGCAACCATATCAGCAGTCACATTGCTGCCTTTGATCTTACTGTGATTATGTGCGGCAGTTCTGGGAATTCCTCGCATGATGTGGATTCCAAACTTTAAACCGAGACTGTGGATATAGTCTGCAAGATGGGTAAATCCGGTGCCGTCAGCGGAAGATGGAAATCGATCCGGATCAGGCTGTAATCTGGAAAATTCGTCCATCGCGACGTCTGCAAACGGAATGTACTGGAACTGATCACGCATGGAACCGGCACCGATCGCATACCATTCGATGTCGACAACGATATATTCCCAACCAAAATCTTTTAAATGTGCAGCCATATAGTCTGCATTTGCTTTTACGGCATCTTCTGTTACCGTAGTGTCATAGTAATCATAGCTGTTCCACCCCATAGGCGGCAGCGGTGCAAAATTATTTTTGTTCATAAATACCCTCCAAAAGTGATCTCATAAGCCGATTATACTATATAGAAATTACAATACAATAACGCATTGCATTTCTTTTCACATTTTTTTATAATGATGATGGTATCAAATTAGTCAGATAATAAGAGGAATGATCATGTCCGATAAGAAAACAGTAAAAATAAATGGTTTTGTATTTACAGATGAAGCGGAAGCAGAGCAGGCAAAAAAGGAAGCGCAGGGAATCCATTATGTGGAAGAACGTGCAGATATGCATCATCCGGAAACAGTACTTGAAATCTACAATAAAATGGTAAAGCAGGAGTTGTTTGAGACAGCCGTTGGTTATACTTATCTAAAAGAACTTCAGGAATACCTGATCCAGAATCCTGCAATCAATAATGCGGATATCCTTCCAATCTATGTGACACATCCGATGTTAGAGGAGAGTCTCAAAAAGAAATTAAGGATTTCTGCAAAACATCAGTCAGATGAAAAGAAAAAACAGGGAAAAGCAGATGGGTACCGCAAAAAGTATGAGATTACATTATTTGTATCTGTGATTCTTGCAATCAGTATAATCGGCATGTTTATCATTGCATCGACGAGTGACAGCCCTACAATTTTAAATTATGAGAATAAACTGATCGATAAATATGCGGAATGGGAGCAGGAACTTGATGAGCGGGAAGCTGCCTTGAATGAACGTGAACAGATGGTGGAAGAACCATAGAAGATATCACATTTATTTCATAATTATCTGTTAAATTGTAATGTGAAAAATGGCAGGAATGGAGCATTAAGTATGGAAAAGATAAAGATATTGGTTGTGGATGATGAGAGCAGAATGAGAAAGCTGGTCCGTGACTTTTTAGTCAGGGAAGATTATGAGGTATTAGAGGCAGGAGACGGTGAGGCAGCACTGGATATTTTTTATCAGGAAAAAAATATTGCACTGATCATATTGGATGTGATGATGCCAAAAATGAATGGCTGGGACGTATGCAGGGAAATCAGGGAAACGTCAAAAGTGCCGATCATCATGCTGACAGCAAAGGGTGATGAAGAGGACGAGCTCACCGGATTTGAACTTGGTGTTGATGAATATATCTCGAAACCGTTTTCTCCGAAGATTCTTGTCGCACGTGTCGGTGCGATCTTAAGAAGAAGTGGAAAAGCACCTGAGGAGGGAAAACTTCTTTCCATCGGAGGAATCGTGATCGATCAGACAGCACATACGGTCACAGTGGATGGAAAACAGATTGAACTGAGTTTCAAGGAATTTGAACTGCTTACTTATTTTATGGAAAATGAGGGCATTGCACTCTCCAGAGAGAAAATTCTCAATCATGTCTGGAATTACGATTACTTTGGAGATGCAAGAACCATCGATACACACGTTAAAAAACTGCGTGCCAAGATCGGAGAAAAAGGTGACTATATCAAAACCATCTGGGGTATGGGGTACAAATTTGAAGCAGAAGAAAACGGCAGTGATAAATGATGAAAAAATTGATGAAAGATCGGAAAAGAAAATATTTTGGTTCACTGACACATCAGTTGATACTGATCAGTATCTGTCTGGTTACAGGAACACTTCTTTTATGCTGGTTTATTAATACCGTTTTTTTGGAGCCGTATTATGTGGTCAATAAACAAAATACACTGCTGTCCGGATTTGAGACGATCAATGAAGCGAGTGAGAACGGATCACTAGATGACAGCTCTTTTGATGTGACATTTGATAATCTCTGTGCAAATGGAAATATCACTGTCATGATCATAAGCTCTGACCGGACCATTGTACGGTCGTCCGTGAATGATACACAGAAAATGATGTTGGAATTTATGAACATTATTTTTGGGGAGAAGCAGAATGAAGTGACGGTATTGATGCAGTCTGACAATTATATTATCCAGAAACAGACAGATGCCAGATTGGATTCAGAGTATCTGGTGCTTTACGGGACACTTTCCAATGGGAATCTGATCCTGATGCGGACAGCACTTGAGAGTATCCGTGAGAGTGTCAGTCTCTCTAATACATTTTTAGCATGGGTAGGTGTCATTGCTGCGATCATCAGTGCGGTCGTCATTGTTTTCGTTTCGAGAGGCATAACAACGCCGCTTTTACGTCTGACGGATATATCGAAGCGGATGACGGAACTTGATTTTGAAGCAAAATATCAGCCTGGGAGCAGATATCACAATGAAGTGGACGAGCTTGGCGAATACATGAATGTCATGTCAACTACGTTAGAGCACACGATTTCTGAACTAAAGAGTGCAAACAATCAATTACAGATCGATATCGATAAAAAAACACAGATCGATGAAATGCGGAAAGAATTTTTATCAAATGTTTCACACGAGTTAAAAACACCGCTTGCACTGATACAGGGATACGCAGAAGGACTGAAAGAATGTATTAATGATGATGCGGAGAGCAGGGACTTTTATTGTGAAGTCATCATGGACGAAGCAGACAAGATGAATAAAATGGTCAAAAAACTGCTGACTTTAAACCAGCTTGAATTTGGTAATGAGGTCATTACCATGGAAAGGTTTGATCTGACGGAACTGATACAGGGAGTGATCAATGCGTCTGCGATCCTTTTAAATCAGAATGAGATCACATTAAACTTTTCGCAGCAGGAACCGTTATTTGCCTGGGCGGATGAATTTAAGGTGGAAGAAGTAGTGACCAACTATTTAAGCAATGCGATTCATCATGCAGAGGGTGAAAAAAGAATTGATATCCGCTGTGTAAAGAAAAATGATAAAGTCCGCGTCAGTGTTTTCAACACCGGAAAGCCGATACCGGAAGAAGATGTGGATAATATCTGGATCAAATTTTATAAGGTGGATAAAGCAAGAACCAGAGAATACGGCGGCAGCGGTATAGGTCTTTCTATTGTTCAGGCGATCATGGATTCATTCCATCAGAAGTGTGGTGTGATCAATCACGAAGACGGAGTAGAATTCTGGTTTGAATTAGAGACAAATAATGGAAATTTTTTCAGTTGATAAATGATACCAAAAATGCTAACATATGGATAGAGTATATTCTATTATTTACAGATATCATGAGAGGAATACCATGAAAAGAACAGGAATGAGATTAACGGCAGTGGCAGCAGTAACAGCATTGCTGCTTGGTGGATGTGGAGAACAGCCATACAGTTTAACAGAAGATGAAGAAGGCGTGATTGTGGATTATTCGGCACACGCTGTGGCGAAGTTTAATACGAGCCAGCCGGAAGGTCTTGCAAATGTGAGTCATGATGAGCAGGAGACGGAATCTACGGATGAACCACAGGAGACAGAAACAGAGAACAGAATTACACTGGATGCATCCGGTAATGCGTCTGCAGGTGAACAGATTGCAGAAGATGGAACAGAGCAGGCTGCAGCAGAGTCTTCCACTCTTGATGAACTGTTTGGCGAAGAAAACCTGACCATAGCATATGCCGGAGCCGAGATTGCGGCGGATTATATGGAAGGCGGATACTATTCGCTGGATGCAGAGAAAGGAAAAGTATTTGTTATTGTCAGTATTGATATTACAAATTCCGGAACAGATGAAATAGCGATCGACAATTTTGCAAA
The Roseburia rectibacter DNA segment above includes these coding regions:
- a CDS encoding glycoside hydrolase family 127 protein, giving the protein MSKNIREININQIKIHDPFWSAMQHRMTDTVIPFQEKVLNDEVPGVEKSHAIENFRIAAGLSEGEFYGMVFQDSDVAKWLEGVAYSLAVKPDNELEARADEIIDIIEKAQQPDGYLDTFFIVKEPEHRWQNLQECHELYCAGHMMEAGVAYYQTTGKEKLLHVVERLADHIISRFGEDKEPGIPGHQEVEIGLMKLYRATGKEKYKKMARYFLEERGKNPDYFYEEKKKRGWQHWGQYSLEPLDQRYTQTHATIYEQKEAVGHSVRAVYMYTAMADLAGEDKDERLYEACQTLWDNIVKKRMYITGGIGSTVEGEAFTIDYDLPNDMAYAETCASIGMIFFAKRMLEIKPLGIYADIMEREFYNGTISGIQLDGKQFFYVNPLEVNPGTSGTIFGYKHVLPTRPGWYACACCPPNLVRLVTSLGTYAWSESETTLYSHLFLGQTADFDKAVITVESSYPWEGKVSYQVKAKKEKAFELAIHIPSHIRPDTLAVTVNGEKTDDMSFVKNGYLYLKRNWGENDVVALTFDLPVRKIYANTNVREDEGCVALMRGPVVYCFEGADNGECIQALRIPREIKAETELCKEGVLAGNVLIHLPGYRMESSDALYSEERPKRTDVMLTAIPYYVWANRGENQMRVWMPEE
- a CDS encoding sensor histidine kinase, with amino-acid sequence MKKLMKDRKRKYFGSLTHQLILISICLVTGTLLLCWFINTVFLEPYYVVNKQNTLLSGFETINEASENGSLDDSSFDVTFDNLCANGNITVMIISSDRTIVRSSVNDTQKMMLEFMNIIFGEKQNEVTVLMQSDNYIIQKQTDARLDSEYLVLYGTLSNGNLILMRTALESIRESVSLSNTFLAWVGVIAAIISAVVIVFVSRGITTPLLRLTDISKRMTELDFEAKYQPGSRYHNEVDELGEYMNVMSTTLEHTISELKSANNQLQIDIDKKTQIDEMRKEFLSNVSHELKTPLALIQGYAEGLKECINDDAESRDFYCEVIMDEADKMNKMVKKLLTLNQLEFGNEVITMERFDLTELIQGVINASAILLNQNEITLNFSQQEPLFAWADEFKVEEVVTNYLSNAIHHAEGEKRIDIRCVKKNDKVRVSVFNTGKPIPEEDVDNIWIKFYKVDKARTREYGGSGIGLSIVQAIMDSFHQKCGVINHEDGVEFWFELETNNGNFFS
- a CDS encoding response regulator transcription factor, giving the protein MEKIKILVVDDESRMRKLVRDFLVREDYEVLEAGDGEAALDIFYQEKNIALIILDVMMPKMNGWDVCREIRETSKVPIIMLTAKGDEEDELTGFELGVDEYISKPFSPKILVARVGAILRRSGKAPEEGKLLSIGGIVIDQTAHTVTVDGKQIELSFKEFELLTYFMENEGIALSREKILNHVWNYDYFGDARTIDTHVKKLRAKIGEKGDYIKTIWGMGYKFEAEENGSDK
- a CDS encoding DUF4352 domain-containing protein, with the protein product MKRTGMRLTAVAAVTALLLGGCGEQPYSLTEDEEGVIVDYSAHAVAKFNTSQPEGLANVSHDEQETESTDEPQETETENRITLDASGNASAGEQIAEDGTEQAAAESSTLDELFGEENLTIAYAGAEIAADYMEGGYYSLDAEKGKVFVIVSIDITNSGTDEIAIDNFAKTPEFSVMVNGQEKADEENTILPSDFALYQETIPAGATENTVLLFQVPDSVTNIESLDLYVNISGTNYQITL
- a CDS encoding glycoside hydrolase family 27 protein; this encodes MNKNNFAPLPPMGWNSYDYYDTTVTEDAVKANADYMAAHLKDFGWEYIVVDIEWYAIGAGSMRDQFQYIPFADVAMDEFSRLQPDPDRFPSSADGTGFTHLADYIHSLGLKFGIHIMRGIPRTAAHNHSKIKGSNVTADMVANPSSICGWNPDMYGVRDTAAGQTYYNSLMELYASWGVDFIKCDDICNTNIYPANPYSARHEIEMLHKAITRCGRPIVLSLSPGPALIEHAWHYETYANMWRITDDFWDKWDLLKDMFHRCELWQNHVSKGCYPDCDMLPLGWLGKGFGHEWYTNFAPDEQHTMLTLWCLFGSPLMLGCELTKLDDATLALLTNRDILSMLTPDCKPHQICLDDEKAIWCAHNAVTGEHFIAFFNLSDETQTIHCEIETLRVGDELCIHENASLTELWSKEKTSVSGSAISVTPPAHGCLVFRVEN